The Sesamum indicum cultivar Zhongzhi No. 13 linkage group LG2, S_indicum_v1.0, whole genome shotgun sequence genome contains a region encoding:
- the LOC105156685 gene encoding uncharacterized protein At3g61260-like has protein sequence MRSIEDKGCLNNGTTQETSGGSCMSFDFQKSGWKNRTSHHRTALGKPTPSKWDDAQKWLVNLSRGEKNQAKASPRNSNADDRRLIAPVPKKDYSSGEDEGENGCDVETKNVDCDESIWRSNKPIDSPKPALRSICLRDMGTEMTPNASQGPSRAATPVRASTPASRSPVSSGPSTPVRSTNGDMALENGGNTTTPHEKKNDTSRPHGATRKSSRDGAEPYRESTNENKANDQCRKQNPLETRALAWDEAERAKYMARYKREEVKIQAWENHQIRKAEMENRKVEAQAERLKSRAQEKYNKKLAATRRIAEEKRANAEAKLNEKGLEISERADYMRRTGHLPSSFSIKLPSFCW, from the exons ATGAGATCCATAGAGGATAAGGGATGCTTGAATAATGGCACTACACAGGAGACTTCAGGTGGTAGTTGTATGAGTTTTGATTTCCAAAAGAGTGGCTGGAAGAATCGCACATCTCATCATCGAACAGCCTTAGGGAAGCCGACTCCCTCCAAATGGGACGATGCTCAAAAATGGCTTGTGAATCTATCAAGAGGAGAGAAAAATCAGGCTAAGGCCTCACCGCGTAATTCAAATGCTGATGACAGGAGATTGATTGCACCGGTGCCCAAGAAGGACTACTCGAGTGGTGAGGACGAGGGAGAAAACGGCTGCGATGTGGAGACGAAGAACGTTGACTGTGATGAGTCGATTTGGAGAAGCAATAAGCCCATTGATAGTCCTAAACCGGCTTTAAGATCGATATGCTTGAGGGATATGGGGACGGAAATGACACCAAATGCAAGCCAAGGGCCTTCTAGAGCAGCTACTCCAGTAAGGGCTTCCACTCCAGCATCAAGGAGCCCTGTGTCATCTGGACCATCAACTCCAGTGAGGAGCACGAATGGGGACATGGCTCTCGAGAATGGTGGAAACACAACCACCCCACATGAGAAAAAGAACGATACAAGCAGGCCCCATGGTGCTACTAGAAAATCCAGCAGAGATGGTGCAGAACCATATCGTGAGAGTACTAATGAGAACAAGGCTAATGATCAGTGTAGGAAGCAGAATCCCCTGGAAACCCGAGCTTTGGCTTGGGATGAGGCCGAGCGTGCCAAATACATGGCAAG GTACAAACGCGAAGAGGTGAAGATCCAGGCCTGGGAAAATCATCAGATAAGGAAAGCTGAAATGGAGAATCGGAAAGTAGAG GCTCAGGCCGAAAGACTGAAATCTCGAGCACAAGAGAAATACAACAAGAAGTTAGCAGCAACTCGGAGGATAGCAGAGGAAAAACGTGCAAACGCAGAGGCCAAATTAAACGAAAAGGGCTTAGAGATTTCTGAAAGAGCAGATTATATGAGAAGAACTGGCCATCTTCCCTCTTCTTTCTCCATTAAGTTGCCTTCCTTCTGCTGGTAG
- the LOC105156686 gene encoding cyclin-dependent kinase G-2 — protein MAAGRHGVYRDNEFRDRETDFGMTKKENGHAKRDDGHVRNGVPDYERGQGRDSLEYKGRIRQKDIKEREVINGGYHATTSRSDSGSSGGGPKRCELAARAIDREPGELSSDGSDEAVDSEAQVNEDAEVKKMENLNHLSPLQNKKRKFSPIVWDRDNRNISRSIKSSSASDTVTLPPSPPMIKSYRQSPIPKPSPDGNVQTLPNVSNEVKLEASPPKVNLRPNLSEFPAETSSLHPEEEQSVKNTEPGTIDDDDYVPTRTIISSRWANDAESPADEGEISDYEDIPKLHRKPGLGLAEVRGHSKSISPEVGEVKREGSDGARGQSSASDERVRSSSRDSYHDSDDHNEYMEIDDDRNYDGASVSKSETESEDGHGSHGTPEPAQLPQRSVNMLQGCRSVDEFERLNKIDEGTYGVVYRARDKKTGEIVALKKVKMEKEREGFPLTSLREINILLSFDHPSIVDVKEVVVGSNLDSIFMVMEYMEHDLKALMETMKQPFSQSEVKCLMLQLLAGVKYLHDNWVLHRDLKTSNLLLNNRGELKICDFGLARQYGSPLKPYTHLVVTLWYRAPELLLGAKQYSTAIDMWSLGCIMAELLSKEPLFNGKTEFDQLDKIFRILGTPNEAIWPGFSKLPGVKVNFVKHQYNLLRRKFPATSFTGTPVLSDAGFDLLNKLLTYDPEKRITAEVALNHEWFREVPLPKSKEFMPTFPAHHAQDRRIRRVMKSPDPLEEQRRKELQQGELGTGGLFGQ, from the exons ATGGCTGCTGGAAGACATGGGGTTTATAGAGATAATGAGTTTAGGGACCGTGAGACTGATTTTGGGATGACAAAGAAGGAGAATGGGCATGCGAAAAGGGACGACGGACATGTTAGAAATGGGGTTCCGGATTACGAGAGGGGCCAGGGTCGCGATAGTCTGGAATATAAGGGTAGGATCAGACAGAAGGATATTAAAGAAAGAGAGGTGATAAATGGTGGATATCATGCTACTACTAGCCGCAGTGATTCTGGAAGTAGTGGTGGTGGGCCGAAGAGGTGTGAGCTTGCTGCACGTGCCATAGATCGAGAGCCCGGGGAGCTCTCCAGTGATGGATCTGACGAGGCTGTCGATTCGGAAGCCCAGGTTAATGAAGATGCTGAGGTTAAAAAGATGGAAAATTTAAACCACTTATCTCCGTTGCAGAATAAAAAGCGGAAGTTCTCACCAATTGTGTGGGATAGAGACAATAGGAACATAAGTAGATCAATCAAAAGTAGCAGTGCTTCTGATACTGTTACTTTACCTCCATCACCACCAATGATCAAGTCTTATCGCCAGTCACCTATCCCAAAACCGAGTCCTGATGGGAATGTACAGACCTTACCCAATGTCTCAAATGAGGTTAAGTTAGAAGCATCACCACCTAAAGTCAACTTAAGACCCAATTTGTCAGAATTCCCTGCTGAAACGTCCTCTCTGCATCCTGAGGAAGAGCAATCGGTTAAAAACACGGAACCAGGGAcaattgatgatgatgattatgTACCTACACGAACCATAATATCCTCTCGTTGGGCTAACGATGCTGAGTCCCCAGCTGATGAAGGTGAGATTTCTGATTATGAAGATATCCCAAAATTGCATAGGAAGCCTGGTTTGGGGTTAGCCGAAGTAAGAGGCCATAGTAAATCAATAAGTCCAGAAGTGGGGGAGGTCAAAAGGGAAGGGTCTGATGGTGCTAGGGGGCAGTCCTCTGCGTCAGATGAACGTGTAAGGTCCTCCAGTAGAGATAGTTATCATGACAGTGATGACCATAATGAGTACATGGAGATAGATGATGATCGCAATTATGATGGTGCTAGTGTTAGCAAGTCGGAAACAGAGTCCGAGGACGGTCATGGCTCTCATGGTACTCCAGAGCCAGCGCAACTCCCACAGAGGAGTGTTAATATGCTCCAAGGTTGCAGAAGTGTTGATGAGTTTGAGAGACTCAACAAGATTGATGAAGGGACTTATGGGGTTGTGTACAGAGCCAGGGATAAGAAGACTGGGGAAATTGTTGCTTTGAAGAAGGTCAAgatggagaaagagagagaagggtTTCCTTTGACTTCGCTCCGAGAAATAAACATTCTTCTATCTTTTGATCATCCCTCTATTGTGGATGTCAAAGAAGTAGTTGTGGGAAGCAATCTTGACAGCATCTTTATGGTCATGGAGTATATGGAACATGATCTTAAGGCATTGATGGAGACTATGAAACAGCCGTTTAGTCAAAGTGAAGTGAAATGTCTCATGCTCCAGCTTTTAGCGGGTGTCAAATATCTACATGACAATTGGGTGCTTCACCGAGATctgaaaacttcaaatttgCTTTTAAATAACCGTGGTGAGTTGAAGATCTGTGACTTTGGTCTGGCTCGTCAATATGGGAGCCCATTGAAACCATATACTCATTTGGTGGTCACTCTGTGGTACAG GGCACCCGAACTTCTTTTGGGAGCCAAACAATATTCTACCGCAATTGATATGTGGTCCCTTGGATGCATTATGGCTGAGCTATTATCAAAAGAGCCATTGTTCAATGGGAAGACAGAGTTTGATCAGCTGGACAAG ATATTTAGAATCCTTGGTACTCCGAACGAGGCAATTTGGCCTGGTTTTTCCAAACTCCCTGGAGTAAAGGTGAACTTCGTCAAGCATCA GTACAATCTATTGCGTAGGAAATTTCCAGCGACATCATTTACTGGTACACCTGTGCTTTCTGATGCCGGATTTGATCTTTTGAACAAGCTTCTAACTTATGACCCTGAAAAG CGGATAACCGCTGAAGTGGCTCTTAACCATGAATGGTTCCGTGAAGTTCCACTCCCCAAGTCTAAGGAGTTTATGCCTACTTTTCCTGCACACCATGCACAAGACAG GCGTATACGAAGAGTAATGAAGAGTCCAGACCCATTAgaagagcaaaggaggaaggAGTTGCAGCAAGGGGAATTAGGCACTGGTGGTCTTTTCGGCCAATAG
- the LOC105156687 gene encoding uncharacterized protein LOC105156687 isoform X1 — MAEGHIQIEVEGSAIPHENTPLLKIPDQPQEPDLPDDQENDKETLLDKTLQRLDFFMYFLGFNQSTVWSFLLSWGVFLVIGVLLPVVMLELSNCPGCEKGQIKSFEIGIVVSQACLAAASLICLSHDLRKYGVRKFLFVDRYSGHVERFSDQYVQKISGSVRLLVLWVLPCCLLKTAREIIRIMYVHHESWWQSVAILLVFVFSWTYVTAIILSACVLFHLVCNLQIIHFDDYGKLLEREPDVIILLQEHARLRNYLSKISHRFRIYLLLQFVIVTISQFMTLFQTTGYNGIITFINGGDFAVSSVVQVVGIILCLNAAAKISHRAQGIGALASRWHALMACSAADVCPLRTSNSIGNLQAANKLGSFHTDSSESDLESLDFITAPTNMQLASYMSCYHKRLALVMYLQSNPGGITIFGWTVDRGLINTIFFIELSLVTFVLGKTIVVTPE; from the exons ATGGCCGAGGGTCATATACAAATAGAGGTGGAGGGATCTGCAATCCCGCATGAAAACACCCCTCTGCTTAAAATTCCAGACCAACCTCAAGAACCAGACCTCCCAGATgatcaagaaaatgataagGAGACTCTTTTGGATAAAACCCTCCAaagattagatttttttatgtatttcttgGGATTTAACCAGTCCACAGTGTGGAGCTTTTTGCTGTCTTGGGGGGTTTTTTTGGTTATCGGGGTCTTGCTTCCAGTGGTGATGCTTGAGCTCTCTAACTGTCCAGGGTGTGAAAAGGGTCAGATCAAGAGTTTTGAGATTGGAATAGTGGTTTCTCAGGCTTGTTTGGCTGCTGCATCTTTGATATGCCTTTCTCACGACTTGAGAAAATATGGCGTTAGGAAGTTCCTCTTTGTTGATCGCTACAGTGGGCATGTGGAGAGGTTCAGTGACCAATATGTACAGAAGATTTCA GGTTCTGTACGCTTACTGGTGCTATGGGTGCTGCCATGTTGCCTTTTGAAGACTGCACGTGAAATCATCCGAATTATGTATGTTCATCATGAGTCATGGTGGCAGTCTGTTGCAATTTTGTTAGTTTTCGTGTTTTCATGGACATATGTGACCGCTATCATTCTTTCAGCCTGTGTCTTGTTCCATTTAGTGTGCAACTTGCAGATCATTCATTTTGATGACTATGGGAAGCTTTTGGAAAGAGAACCTGATGTTATAATATTGCTGCAAGAACATGCCCGCCTGCGCAACTACCTCTCCAAAATAAGTCACAGATTCAGGATATATCTTCTTCTACAGTTTGTGATAGTCACTATAAGCCAGTTTATGACTCTGTTCCAGACTACTGGATACAATGGAATCATTACTTTCATCAATGGTGGGGACTTTGCT gTGTCATCGGTAGTCCAGGTGGTGGGAATCATTCTTTGCTTGAATGCTGCAGCCAAGATATCCCACAGAGCCCAAGGCATCGGAGCACTAGCAAGTAGATGGCATGCTTTAATGGCTTGCAGCGCTGCTGATGTATGTCCATTGAGAACTTCAAATAGCATCGGGAATTTGCAGGCTGCTAATAAGTTGGGCTCGTTCCATACCGATTCGTCAGAAAGTGATTTGGAGTCGCTCGATTTTATCACAGCGCCAACAAATATGCAGCTCGCTTCCTACATGTCTTGTTACCACAAGAGACTGGCTCTAG TGATGTATCTGCAGAGCAATCCAGGGGGAATCACGATTTTTGGGTGGACGGTTGATCGAGGTTTGATCAACACAATCTTCTTTATTGAGTTGTCGCTGGTCACATTTGTACTAGGCAAGACCATAGTTGTCACACCAGAGTAG
- the LOC105156687 gene encoding uncharacterized protein LOC105156687 isoform X2 gives MAEGHIQIEVEGSAIPHENTPLLKIPDQPQEPDLPDDQENDKETLLDKTLQRLDFFMYFLGFNQSTVWSFLLSWGVFLVIGVLLPVVMLELSNCPGCEKGQIKSFEIGIVVSQACLAAASLICLSHDLRKYGVRKFLFVDRYSGHVERFSDQYVQKISGSVRLLVLWVLPCCLLKTAREIIRIMYVHHESWWQSVAILLVFVFSWTYVTAIILSACVLFHLVCNLQIIHFDDYGKLLEREPDVIILLQEHARLRNYLSKISHRFRIYLLLQFVIVTISQFMTLFQTTGYNGIITFINGGDFAVSSVVQVVGIILCLNAAAKISHRAQGIGALASRWHALMACSAADVCPLRTSNSIGNLQAANKLGSFHTDSSESDLESLDFITAPTNMQLASYMSCYHKRLALVVLLQEDKSLILCVHAVLLRRRNHLCYPC, from the exons ATGGCCGAGGGTCATATACAAATAGAGGTGGAGGGATCTGCAATCCCGCATGAAAACACCCCTCTGCTTAAAATTCCAGACCAACCTCAAGAACCAGACCTCCCAGATgatcaagaaaatgataagGAGACTCTTTTGGATAAAACCCTCCAaagattagatttttttatgtatttcttgGGATTTAACCAGTCCACAGTGTGGAGCTTTTTGCTGTCTTGGGGGGTTTTTTTGGTTATCGGGGTCTTGCTTCCAGTGGTGATGCTTGAGCTCTCTAACTGTCCAGGGTGTGAAAAGGGTCAGATCAAGAGTTTTGAGATTGGAATAGTGGTTTCTCAGGCTTGTTTGGCTGCTGCATCTTTGATATGCCTTTCTCACGACTTGAGAAAATATGGCGTTAGGAAGTTCCTCTTTGTTGATCGCTACAGTGGGCATGTGGAGAGGTTCAGTGACCAATATGTACAGAAGATTTCA GGTTCTGTACGCTTACTGGTGCTATGGGTGCTGCCATGTTGCCTTTTGAAGACTGCACGTGAAATCATCCGAATTATGTATGTTCATCATGAGTCATGGTGGCAGTCTGTTGCAATTTTGTTAGTTTTCGTGTTTTCATGGACATATGTGACCGCTATCATTCTTTCAGCCTGTGTCTTGTTCCATTTAGTGTGCAACTTGCAGATCATTCATTTTGATGACTATGGGAAGCTTTTGGAAAGAGAACCTGATGTTATAATATTGCTGCAAGAACATGCCCGCCTGCGCAACTACCTCTCCAAAATAAGTCACAGATTCAGGATATATCTTCTTCTACAGTTTGTGATAGTCACTATAAGCCAGTTTATGACTCTGTTCCAGACTACTGGATACAATGGAATCATTACTTTCATCAATGGTGGGGACTTTGCT gTGTCATCGGTAGTCCAGGTGGTGGGAATCATTCTTTGCTTGAATGCTGCAGCCAAGATATCCCACAGAGCCCAAGGCATCGGAGCACTAGCAAGTAGATGGCATGCTTTAATGGCTTGCAGCGCTGCTGATGTATGTCCATTGAGAACTTCAAATAGCATCGGGAATTTGCAGGCTGCTAATAAGTTGGGCTCGTTCCATACCGATTCGTCAGAAAGTGATTTGGAGTCGCTCGATTTTATCACAGCGCCAACAAATATGCAGCTCGCTTCCTACATGTCTTGTTACCACAAGAGACTGGCTCTAG TAGTCCTCTTACAAGAAGACAAAAGTCTCATACTGTGTGTACATGCTGTTCTCCTTAGAAGAAGAAATCATCTCTGCTACCCATGTTGA
- the LOC105156688 gene encoding probable pre-mRNA-splicing factor ATP-dependent RNA helicase DEAH4, producing the protein MAQLPILQFEEKIVETVEKNPVVVIIGETGSGKSTQLSQILQRRGYTKSGCIAVTQPRRVAAVSVSRRVAQELNVKLGEEVGYAIRFEDRTSEKTLIKYLTDGVLLRESLSNPDLSQYSVIILDEAHERSLNTDILLGLMKRLIKLRASNLKVLITSATLDGEKVSRFFSNCPILNVPGKLFPVEIQHSSERPKSYLEASLKTAIDIHVREPEGDVLIFMTGQDDIEKLVSKLEERIKHLEEGSCMDAIILPLHGSLPPELQVRVFSQPPPNCRRFIIATNIAETSLTVDGVVYVIDTGFVKQRQYNPSTGMYSLDVVQISKVQANQRAGRAGRTRPGKCYRLYPSVVYKDDFLDATVPEIQRSSLAGSVLYLKSLDLPDIDILKFDFLDPPSSEALEDALKQLYLIDAIDEDGSITSLGRTMAELPLEPSLSRTLLEANECGCLSHALTVAAMLSAETTLLLGQSKSTDKKRKHTPSHLPDGSGWGDHIQLLQIYELWHQTDYSTDWCKENNLQVRGMMFVKDVRKQLTQIMQKIAKGSMDVKTSQKRKEGQDYRPLRKALCSGFANQLAERMIRHNGYRTLGFKSQLVQVHPSSVLKPDEDGMLPNYVVYHELIATSRPYMRNVCAVEMQWVRPVLAKLDKINVRKLSGGGSQSHEEIQTENLNLPKDDAGVPQPLDDRESRILAARERFLARSRKANK; encoded by the exons ATGGCGCAATTACCTATACTCCAATTCGAAGAGAAAATTGTAGAAACAGTAGAGAAAAATCCTGTCGTGGTAATAATTGGAGAAACTGGTTCTGGTAAAAGCACTCAACTTTCTCAAATTCTTCAACGGAGAGGTTACACGAAATCTGGTTGCATTGCTGTTACTCAGCCGCGTCGGGTCGCTGCTGTTTCTGTATCTAG GCGTGTTGCGCAGGAACTCAATGTTAAGCTTGGGGAGGAAGTAGGTTATGCCATACGCTTTGAAGATAGAACTTCAGAGAAGACACTGATTAA ATACCTAACTGATGGAGTTCTCCTTCGTGAAAGTCTTTCCAATCCGGATCTGAGTCAATATTCAGTAATTATATTAGATGAAGCTCATGAGAGGAGCTTAAACAC GGATATATTGCTTGGATTGATGAAGCGGTTGATTAAGTTACGTGCATCCAATTTGAAGGTTTTGATCACTTCAGCTACACTTGATGGTGAGAAAGTATCCAGATTCTTCTCTAATTGCCCCATCCTCAATGTCCCAGGAAAGTTGTTCCCCGTTGAGATACAGCATAGCTCAGAGAGACCCAAAAGTTATCTTGAAGCTTCTCTAAAAACAGCTATTG ATATACATGTTCGAGAACCAGAAGGCGATGTCTTAATTTTCATGACAGGACAG GATGATATCGAGAAGTTGGTGTCAAAATTGGAAGAGAGAATCAAACACCTGGAAGAAGGGTCTTGTATGGATGCTATAATTCTTCCACTTCATGGATCTTTGCCTCCTGAATTGCAG GTCCGTGTATTCAGTCAACCACCTCCCAATTGTCGTAGATTTATAATTGCTACAAACATAGCTGAGACCTCTTTGACTGTTGATGGTGTGGT CTATGTAATTGATACCGGTTTTGTGAAGCAGCGACAGTACAACCCATCAACTGGCATGTATTCTCTTGATGTTGTCCAAATTAGCAA AGTGCAGGCTAATCAGCGTGCGGGAAGAGCTGGAAGGACACGTCCTGGAAAGTGCTACCGTCTGTACCCTTCCGTGGTTTACAAGGATGACTTTTTGGATGCTACAGTCCCTGAAATACAGAGATCTTCCCTTGCGGGAAGTGTGCTCTATTTAAAATCATTAGACCTCCCGGACATTGATATTCTCAAATTTGACTTCCTTGATCCACCTTCCT CTGAGGCTTTGGAAGATGCCTTAAAGCAGCTATATCTCATTGATGCCATAGATGAAGATGGTTCAATCACAAGTCTTGGACGAACTATGGCTG AACTTCCACTAGAACCTTCACTGTCGAGGACTTTGTTAGAGGCAAATGAGTGTGGCTGTTTATCTCATGCTTTAACAGTTGCCGCAATGCTATCAGCAGAAACTACATTGCTTTTAGGTCAAAG TAAGAGCACTGATAAGAAGCGGAAGCATACTCCTTCACACCTTCCTGATGGTTCTGGGTGGGGTGACCACATCCAGTTGTTGCAAATTTATGAGCTTTGGCATCAAACTGACTACAGCACAGACTGGTGCAAGGAGAACAACTTGCAG GTGAGAGGGATGATGTTTGTCAAGGATGTCAGGAAGCAGTTAACCCAGATAATGCAGAAGATTGCTAAAG GATCCATGGATGTTAAAACAAGTCAAAAACGGAAAGAAGGCCAAGATTACAGACCTTTGAGAAAAGCTCTGTGTTCAGGATTTGCAAATCAACTTGCGGAGCGAATGATTCGTCATAATGGCTATCGCACCCTCGGTTTCAAGTCACAGTTAGTTCAG GTGCATCCGTCATCAGTGCTGAAACCAGATGAAGATGGTATGCTCCCAAATTACGTTGTCTATCATGAACTTATTGCTACATCACGGCCATATATGCGTAATGTATGTGCCGTTGAGATGCAGTGGGTCAGGCCAGTCTTAGCTAAACTCGATAAAATAAATGTCAGGAAACTCAG TGGCGGAGGCAGCCAGTCCCATGAAGAAATTCAAACGGAAAACTTAAACCTGCCGAAGGATGATGCTGGTGTTCCTCAGCCCCTTGATGACCGAGAGAGTAGAATTCTTGCAGCTCGGGAACGTTTTCTTGCTCGTAGTCGTAAAGCCAACAAATAA
- the LOC105156690 gene encoding ankyrin-3, which produces MSTTVFTTTSSGGGGGQYMIGRKQQVFPVGLHADYDEYETISQRLVDAAHVNDLQLALELVSHPSVDVNFIATVCLKSRKTEVVLNGESASEVRIEFEEFRTDVTALFLAAHNGNMALVRKLLNVGANVNQKLFRGYATTAAVREGHLEVLEMLVNGGAAQAACEEALLEASYLGRARPAELLMGSEMIRPHVAVHALVTASSRGFIDFVETLIKNGVEANANARILLQSSKPSLHANVDCNALVAAIVSRQVSVVDLLLKLGCRTDTKARLGAWSWDVTTGEEFRVGAGLAEPYRVSWCAVEYFESSGLILRMLLKHLSPNIPHLGRAIIHHAILCGNARAFEVLLSCGADIEFPVETTKQIDFRPIHLATRLGLAKILRLLINAGCNLNSRTGSGETALMICARYKQEECLKLLASAGADFGLTNMSSQCAMSIAGSVRWMLGFQQAVVDVIRAGKIAQSSNAEIFSSLLFVTRANDVEALKKLIEQPDLNLNEKDESGFSAVMVAAAGGHVEPFRLLVNAGADVETCNKYGETALSLAEANENRDSFAKVLSAYAYAKGKSKSNGSSALHHAARLGNLDLVRELTHEGCDVNILDSDGYTPLMLAARSGNASMCELLISCGAKFDIENARHETALSLASKNKDGSDAERVILDELARRLVLSGDHVKKHTKAGKGAPHVKVLKMVETAGLLRWGKSSKRNVICRGAEVGPSSAFRWNRRKKPDADDPGVFRVVTTKNKEIHFSCRGGTEMAKLWVRGIRLVTREAIFGRNSGDVHIVH; this is translated from the exons ATGTCCACCACAGTATTCACCACCACCTCCAGCGGAGGCGGAGGAGGGCAGTACATGATCGGAAGGAAACAACAGGTTTTTCCGGTGGGGCTTCACGCTGATTACGATGAGTACGAGACGATTTCTCAACGCCTCGTCGACGCTGCTCATGTCAATGATCTCCAGCTAGCTTTGGAGCTCGTTTCTCATCCATCTGTTGACGTTAATTTCATCGCAACAGTTTGTTTGAAATCCAGGAAAACTGAGGTTGTGTTGAACGGGGAGTCGGCGAGTGAGGTCCGTATCGAGTTCGAGGAGTTCAGGACTGACGTCACCGCTCTTTTCCTCGCTGCTCATAACGGAAATATGGCGCTTGTCAGGAAATTGCTG AATGTCGGAGCTAATGTCAACCAAAAATTGTTCCGAGGGTATGCAACCACAGCAGCGGTCAGGGAGGGCCACCTTGAGGTGTTGGAGATGCTCGTGAATGGTGGGGCTGCTCAAGCTGCATGCGAGGAAGCCTTGTTGGAGGCATCCTACCTGGGGCGGGCCAGACCTGCTGAGCTGCTCATGGGCTCTGAAATGATCCGTCCTCATGTTGCGGTGCATGCCCTTGTCACTGCATCCAGCAGGgggtttattgattttgtcgAAACACTCATCAAG aACGGAGTGGAAGCCAATGCAAATGCCAGGATACTCCTGCAATCTTCAAAACCATCTCTCCACGCCAATGTCGATTGTAACGCACTTGTTGCAGCAATTGTCAGTAGGCAGGTCTCTGTTGTTGACTTGCTGCTAAAG TTGGGATGCAGAACAGATACCAAGGCTAGGCTGGGTGCTTGGTCATGGGATGTAACTACTGGAGAAGAGTTCAGAGTTGGTGCGGGGTTGGCTGAGCCATATCGTGTCAGTTGGTGTGCTGTGGAATATTTTGAATCCAGTGGTCTTATTTTGCGTATGCTCCTTAAGCATCTCTCTCCTAATATTCCGCATCTGGGTAGGGCAATTATCCACCATGCCATCCTATGTGGCAATGCAAGAGCATTCGAGGTGCTTTTGAGTTGCGGTGCTGATATAGAATTCCCAGTTGAAACAACTAAACAGATAGACTTCCGCCCAATTCATTTAGCCACACGACTTGGGTTGGCTAAAATTCTTCGTCTCCTGATAAATGCTGGCTGCAATCTCAACTCCAGAACAGGATCTGGGGAGACTGCACTAATGATTTGTGCTAGATATAAGCAAGAGGAGTGTCTTAAGCTTCTGGCTTCTGCAGGTGCTGATTTTGGTTTGACTAATATGTCTTCTCAGTGTGCAATGTCCATTGCTGGATCAGTGCGGTGGATGCTTGGCTTCCAACAAGCAGTTGTGGACGTGATTCGAGCTGGAAAAATAGCTCAATCTAGCAACgctgaaatattttcttctttgttatTTGTAACTCGAGCAAATGATGTCGAGGCCTTAAAGAAACTCATTGAACAACCAGATCTGAATCTCAATGAAAAAGATGAGAGCGGATTCTCAGCAGTTATGGTTGCTGCAGCAGGTGGTCATGTTGAGCCTTTTAGGCTTCTTGTTAATGCCGGAGCTGATGTCGAAACTTGTAATAAGTATGGCGAAACAGCACTAAGTCTAGCAGAAGCAAATGAAAACAGGGATTCATTCGCAAAGGTACTATCTGCATATGCCTATGCAAAGGGCAAAAGCAAATCTAACGGATCGTCTGCTTTACATCATGCTGCACGCCTTGGCAACCTGGATTTAGTTCGAGAATTGACACATGAGGGTTGTGATGTTAACATTCTTGATTCTGATGGCTACACTCCGCTCATGCTGGCAGCAAGGTCAGGCAATGCGAGTATGTGTGAGCTTCTCATCTCATGTGGGGCGAAGTTTGATATCGAGAATGCAAGGCATGAGACTGCACTTTCACTCGCAAGTAAGAATAAAGATGGAAGTGATGCAGAACGTGTGATATTAGACGAACTTGCTCGAAGACTTGTACTAAGTGGGGATCATGTGAAGAAGCACACAAAGGCGGGAAAAGGGGCACCCCATGTGAAGGTGCTGAAGATGGTAGAGACTGCAGGATTGTTGCGTTGGGGAAAATCGAGCAAGAGAAACGTTATCTGTCGAGGAGCTGAGGTCGGTCCAAGCTCAGCATTCAGATGGAACCGTCGGAAGAAGCCTGATGCTGATGATCCAGGTGTTTTTCGGGTGGTGACTACAAAGAATAAGGAAATCCATTTTTCTTGCCGTGGGGGAACTGAAATGGCCAAGCTTTGGGTAAGGGGAATAAGGCTGGTGACCCGGGAAGCTATTTTTGGAAGGAATTCTGGAGATGTCCACATAGTGCATTAG